A region of the Microcystis aeruginosa FD4 genome:
GGCAATACTACTATTGACCAGCTTAGTTGGGGAAAAAATCTCAATTACCATCAATGGTTGACCTAAGAAAATATTTCAGTCTCTCCGTCGGGAAATAACCTATTAGAGACTGAAAAATCTTAGTCATTCCATTCCCCTTTGGGGGGTACGGGGGGATTGCGTCGAAGATGACGGGTTAAGTCTTCATCCGGTTGTTTCTCTCCTCTTAGCCACTGTTTAATCGCTGTTTCGATAATGCGACTAGGATCGTTAGTCAGGTGTTTAATCTGGTCTAAAACTTCCGAGTCAAGGTGAATAGCGATTTCAACTTTCTCCGCCGTGCGCTGAGTCGGTGTAGCATTGTCGTTCATAAGCTCTATTAATGATTGCTATCTATCATTCTACCCGTCAGTCGAGGATTCTCATCCAAGAGTTTATCTATGGTAATCCGATTTGGACAAATCATACAGCCTTTCCTTAGCCATTGCCCTTTCCCTGATTTGGTCACCATAATCAAGCCTACCATAGTTTCCGGTGGATGCCGAGAGGGGAAGCTAAGGTTGAAACCATGACTATACTTGCAGTTTAGCTTTTTTTATCTTTACCGAAAAATTGGGTTTAAAGCCTCGCCCTTTTAGGACGGCTTTGTGTTAAACTGATTGGTAAGCGGAAAATCAGATGTGTAGTCGTGACACGCGAACTGACCGTTGGACAAAAGCTAGTGTCACCAACCCATTTCGGGTTGCCCCAATACCTCACTGCTCTAATCAAAAAAAGTACGGCATAGGTGGGAGATAAAAAAAATTAAATAGGGTAGGGCATACCCGAATTTACGCTTGGGGAGTAGTCCCTAAGAGTGCTTGCCTTGTAGGTGTAGTCGGACTAGACATGAAGCTGTAAGACCAAAATTAGCTTTGCTAGTAGAGGCAGGATTCAGCCCAAGAATCTCCGCACTTTTAGGGCGGAGAGTGTCAAAAACCCCTGACTTTTGCCAGCAGTGAACCACGATGACTGACGTTCCCGTTTCTCGCATTCGCAATTTTTCCATCATCGCTCATATCGATCATGGTAAATCAACTCTCGCTGATCGCCTCCTGCAAATTACGGGAACCGTAGCCCAACGGGAGATGAAAGAACAATTTCTCGATAATATGGACTTGGAACGGGAACGAGGTATCACCATCAAGTTACAAGCGGCACGCATGGATTATACCGCTAAGGATGGTCAAAAATACGTTCTCAATCTGATTGACACCCCCGGCCATGTGGATTTTCCTACGAGGTTTCTCGGTCTCTAGCGGCGTGCGAGGGAGCTTTATTAGTTGTGGATGCGTCCCAAGGAGTGGAGGCGCAAACTTTAGCCAATGTTTACCTAGCACTGGAAAATAACCTCGAAATTATCCCAGTTTTAAATAAAATCGACCTACCCAGTGCCGAACCGGAACGGGTCGCGGCGGAAATCGAGGAAGTGGTGGGTTTAGACTGTAGTGAGGCGATTCGGGCCTCGGCTAAGGCTGGGATCGGTATTAATGATATTCTAGAGTCGATCGTCCAATTAGTTCCCCCTCCCCAAGATACCCTCGAAGAACCCTTCCGAGCTTTAATTTTTGATAGTTATTACGACGCTTATCGAGGGGTAATTGTCTATTTCCGCGTCATGGATGGTCGGGTGAAAAAGGGCGATAAAATTCGTTTTATGGCTTCTGGTAAAGAATTTGTGATCGATGAACTGGGAGTTTTATCACCGCAACAGGTACAGGTAAATGAACTGCACGCGGGAGAAGTGGGTTATCTGGCAGCTGCGATTAAAACCGTCGCCGATGCCCGGGTGGGTGATACGATTACTCTAACCGCTAAACCAGCACAAGAGCCTTTACCCGGTTATACGGAAGCAAAACCGATGGTTTTCTGCGGATTATTCCCCACCGATGCTGATCAGTATGCCGATCTCAAAGATGCGCTGGAAAAGTTAAAATTAAACGATGCAGCTCTATCCTACGAACCGGAAACTTCTAGCGCCATGGGTTTTGGTTTCCGTTGCGGTTTTTTGGGATTACTGCACATGGAAATTGTCCAGGAAAGACTAGAAAGGGAATATAACTTAGATTTAATTACCACCGCTCCCTCGGTAGTTTATCAGGTCACTACCACCGATGGGGAAATTGTCGAAGTGGATAATCCTAGTTTGTTACCTTCCCCACAAAAACGGGAAAAAATTGAGGAACCTTATATCCAAGTGGAAATGATTACTCCGGAAACCTATGTAGGCGCTTTGATGGAATTATGTCAAAGTCGTCGGGGAGTTTTCAAGGATATGCGTTATTTTACTAAAACTCGCACCGCTTTGATTTATGAGTTACCTTTAGCAGAAGTGGTGACGGACTTTTTCGATCAATTAAAATCTCGATCCCGCGGTTACGCTAGTATGGAATATCAATTAATTGGCTATCGGGAAAATGAGCTAGTTAAATTAGATATTATGGTCAATGGTGATCCCGTTGATGCTTTAGCGATGATCGTTCACCGGGATAAAGCTTATTATGTTGGTCGCGCTTTAACCGAAAAGTTAAAAGAATTGATTCCCCGGCATCAATTTAAGGTTCCCATTCAAGCAGCTATTGGTTCTAAAATTATCGCTAGTGAACATATTCCCGCTTTAAGAAAGGATGTCTTAGCTAAGTGTTATGGTGGTGATATTAGCCGCAAGAAAAAGCTGTTAGACAAGCAAGCAAAAGGGAAGAAACGGATGAAAGCGATCGGAACTGTTGATGTCCCCCAGGAAGCATTTATGGCAGTCCTAAAACTCGATCCGCAGTAACGTCTAGGGGTGAGGATTAACTCACCCTTTTTAGTTTTAGCAGAGGGGAATTATTATGAAACTTTTGAGATTATCCTATCAAGATTTAGCCTCTGGATTAAGTATAGATTCTTGCGAGTTTTTTCCAGATTTGAATTTATTAGTTGGTATCTCAGGTGCAGGAAAAACCTCGATTTTAAAGGCTATTAGTAATTTAAAAAGAATCGCTAACGGTGAGTCTATAAATGGGGTGAAATGGGATGTAGAATTTTTAACAACCGC
Encoded here:
- a CDS encoding type II toxin-antitoxin system CcdA family antitoxin, which encodes MNDNATPTQRTAEKVEIAIHLDSEVLDQIKHLTNDPSRIIETAIKQWLRGEKQPDEDLTRHLRRNPPVPPKGEWND